A window from Prochlorococcus marinus CUG1435 encodes these proteins:
- the ppc gene encoding phosphoenolpyruvate carboxylase: MESFKQIKNNNVDLISNNDPLDKNRLLIEDLWESVLKEECPEDQAERLIQLKELSYSKRIDGDSSKTSKNEIVDIVNSMDLAESIAAARAFSLYFQLVNILEQRVEEDRYIQSFTNKNVQKSPDNLDPFAPALARQNAPVTFRELFYRLRKLNVPPGKLEALLQEMDIRLVFTAHPTEIVRHTIRHKQTRVANLLKKIQAEQFLTIEEKYSLKTQLKEEVRLWWRTDELHQFKPSVLDEVDYALHYFQQVLFKAMPQLRGRIAEALSENYPDVQMPSESFCNFGSWVGSDRDGNPSVTPEITWRTACYQRQLMLERYIIATSNLRDQLSVSMQWSQVSSSLLESLETDRVKFPEIYEARATRYRSEPYRLKLSYILEKLRLTQERNNLLADNGWKFDLEGEIDTKNIDKTDSLYYKSVNEFTYDLELIKNSLISTDLTCEAVNNLLTQVHIFGFSLASLDIRQESTRHSDAMQELTNYLDLSVPYDQMSEEEKMKWLVEELNTKRPLIPSDVNWTKTTEETFSVFKMVKRLQQEFGSRICHSYVISMSHSASDLLEVLLLAKEMGLLEQSSQKSKLLVVPLFETVEDLKRAPEVMEKLFKLDFYRSLLPKVGESFQPLQELMLGYSDSNKDSGFVSSNWEIHRAQIALQNLASRNNILLRLFHGRGGSVGRGGGPAYQAILAQPSGTLKGRIKITEQGEVLASKYSLPELALYNLETVTTAVIQNSLVNNRLDATPEWNQLMSRLAETSRCHYRKLVHENPDLLNFFQEVTPIEEISKLQISSRPARRKKGAKDLSSLRAIPWVFGWTQSRFLLPSWFGVGTALSTELNSDPKQIELLRVLHQRWPFFRMLISKVEMTLSKVDLEVAKYYVDTLGSKENKDSFDVIFEVISKEYNLTKSLILEITGKNKLLESDRDLKSSVSLRNKTIIPLGFLQVSLLRRLRDQTRQPPISEFLIEKDESSRAYSRSELLRGALLTINGIAAGMRNTG, from the coding sequence ATGGAATCCTTTAAACAGATAAAAAATAATAATGTGGATCTAATAAGTAATAATGATCCACTTGATAAAAATCGTCTTTTAATAGAGGATTTATGGGAATCTGTGCTTAAAGAAGAATGCCCAGAAGATCAGGCAGAGAGGCTGATACAGCTTAAAGAATTAAGTTATTCAAAACGAATTGATGGTGATAGTTCAAAAACTTCTAAGAATGAAATTGTTGATATTGTCAATTCTATGGATTTGGCAGAATCAATTGCAGCAGCAAGGGCGTTTTCATTATATTTTCAACTAGTTAATATTTTGGAGCAAAGAGTGGAGGAAGATAGATATATTCAAAGCTTTACCAATAAAAATGTTCAAAAATCGCCAGATAATCTGGATCCTTTTGCCCCAGCTTTGGCTAGACAAAATGCTCCAGTAACTTTTAGAGAATTATTTTATAGGCTGAGGAAATTAAATGTACCTCCAGGAAAATTAGAGGCTTTGTTACAGGAAATGGATATTCGTTTAGTTTTTACTGCACATCCTACTGAGATAGTGAGACATACTATTAGACATAAGCAAACTAGAGTTGCAAATTTATTAAAAAAAATACAGGCTGAGCAATTTTTAACAATAGAAGAAAAATATTCTTTAAAAACGCAATTAAAAGAAGAAGTAAGACTCTGGTGGAGAACAGATGAATTGCATCAATTCAAACCTTCAGTTTTAGATGAAGTAGATTACGCCTTGCATTATTTTCAGCAAGTTTTGTTTAAGGCGATGCCTCAATTGAGAGGCAGAATTGCTGAAGCACTTAGCGAGAACTACCCAGATGTTCAGATGCCATCTGAGTCTTTTTGTAACTTCGGTTCTTGGGTAGGCTCCGATAGGGATGGTAACCCCTCGGTCACTCCTGAGATAACATGGAGAACTGCTTGCTACCAAAGACAGTTGATGTTGGAAAGATATATTATTGCAACATCTAATCTTAGAGATCAATTAAGTGTCTCGATGCAATGGAGTCAAGTAAGTTCTTCTTTATTAGAGTCATTAGAAACAGATAGGGTGAAGTTTCCAGAAATCTATGAAGCTAGAGCGACAAGATATAGATCAGAACCTTACAGATTGAAATTAAGTTATATTTTAGAGAAGCTGAGGTTAACACAAGAAAGGAATAATTTATTAGCTGATAATGGTTGGAAATTTGACTTAGAGGGAGAAATTGATACTAAAAATATAGATAAAACTGATAGCTTATATTATAAATCAGTTAATGAATTTACCTATGATCTCGAATTGATAAAAAATAGTCTTATCAGTACAGATTTAACATGCGAAGCAGTAAATAATTTACTTACTCAGGTCCATATTTTTGGATTTTCTTTAGCAAGTTTAGATATTCGTCAAGAAAGTACAAGGCATAGTGATGCTATGCAAGAGCTTACAAATTATCTCGATTTATCAGTGCCATATGACCAAATGTCTGAGGAAGAAAAAATGAAATGGCTTGTAGAAGAGCTAAATACAAAAAGGCCTTTAATTCCATCCGATGTCAACTGGACAAAGACTACAGAAGAAACCTTTTCGGTTTTCAAAATGGTTAAAAGACTTCAGCAAGAATTTGGAAGTCGTATTTGTCATTCTTATGTAATTTCAATGAGCCATAGTGCCTCTGATTTACTTGAAGTACTTTTATTAGCAAAAGAAATGGGACTTCTTGAGCAAAGTTCGCAAAAGTCAAAATTATTAGTTGTACCTCTTTTTGAAACTGTCGAAGACCTTAAAAGAGCACCTGAAGTAATGGAAAAGCTCTTTAAATTAGATTTTTATAGATCATTATTGCCAAAAGTTGGAGAATCTTTTCAACCTCTTCAAGAATTAATGCTTGGATATTCGGATAGTAATAAAGATTCAGGTTTTGTTTCCAGTAATTGGGAAATTCATAGAGCACAAATAGCCCTTCAAAATCTTGCAAGTAGAAATAATATATTGCTGAGGCTCTTTCATGGAAGAGGCGGTTCAGTTGGTCGAGGAGGTGGACCAGCCTATCAAGCAATATTGGCCCAACCAAGTGGAACTTTAAAAGGGCGAATAAAAATAACAGAACAAGGTGAAGTTTTAGCTTCAAAATATAGTCTTCCAGAACTGGCTTTGTATAATCTAGAAACTGTTACTACTGCTGTTATTCAAAATAGTTTAGTAAATAATAGACTTGATGCCACTCCTGAATGGAATCAATTAATGTCTAGGCTGGCAGAAACATCAAGGTGTCACTATAGAAAATTAGTCCATGAGAATCCTGACTTGTTAAATTTTTTTCAAGAGGTTACGCCAATAGAAGAAATAAGTAAATTACAAATTTCTAGTAGGCCTGCGAGAAGAAAAAAAGGTGCAAAAGATTTGTCGAGTTTAAGAGCTATTCCTTGGGTGTTTGGTTGGACACAAAGTCGATTTCTTTTGCCAAGTTGGTTCGGAGTAGGTACTGCATTATCAACTGAATTAAATTCAGACCCAAAACAAATTGAATTATTAAGAGTTCTGCACCAAAGATGGCCATTTTTCAGAATGCTCATATCCAAGGTAGAAATGACATTATCCAAGGTGGATCTGGAAGTTGCTAAGTATTATGTTGATACTCTTGGTAGTAAAGAAAATAAAGATTCTTTTGATGTTATTTTTGAAGTAATTTCTAAAGAATATAATCTTACAAAATCTCTAATACTTGAAATTACTGGTAAAAATAAACTCCTCGAATCAGATAGAGACTTAAAGTCATCAGTAAGCTTGAGGAATAAGACAATTATACCATTGGGATTTTTGCAAGTTTCACTTTTAAGAAGATTAAGAGACCAAACTAGACAACCGCCAATTAGTGAATTTCTTATTGAGAAAGATGAATCTAGTAGAGCTTATAGTAGAAGTGAACTATTAAGGGGGGCACTTTTAACTATTAATGGGATAGCAGCTGGCATGAGAAATACAGGTTGA
- a CDS encoding HAMP domain-containing histidine kinase, with the protein MKSQITIKKIQDLLIKGVQNIDLDDDSSRRMWWASLEVIQKDFLSQNYKHGGIWVASPLPAFNDKKFLNQLHGWLWSPEGFPYFQNENAGFLPVNNSDKTKKDFDLVSNYKVLNLCQEDGYEPFLMIITPNFQCILSIVGEKDKKILLMKCDEESLKLSIELMHAKLNQENHEEGVKFRNAINNLGNLNINNQFEKLFWPKLSAKLANIAPNHHIHNSLENDEKNFQITEAKLLRAISHEVRTPLATIRTLISSTLKKYKMDESMKNRLIQIDNECNEQIDRFGLIFNAAELVSNEVPSLNNLAKINLAEIFQKLSPFWNKQLNRRGISLKIDIPNQLPQILSDSEKLELMLSGLIDKNTRGLKEGSTLILELRPAGQKLKLQLKVQKLESNQKETLKNDNGSDIGPVLNWNPQTGSLQLSQNATQKLLASLGGRVTQRRDTGLTVFFPISDSK; encoded by the coding sequence ATGAAATCACAAATAACTATAAAAAAAATTCAAGACCTTCTGATTAAAGGAGTTCAAAATATAGATTTGGATGATGATTCATCCAGGAGAATGTGGTGGGCTTCTTTAGAAGTTATTCAAAAAGATTTCCTATCTCAAAATTATAAACATGGGGGGATTTGGGTTGCCTCGCCTTTGCCAGCTTTTAATGATAAAAAATTTTTAAATCAACTTCATGGATGGCTTTGGTCTCCTGAGGGTTTTCCATACTTTCAAAATGAGAATGCAGGTTTTTTACCAGTGAATAATTCAGATAAGACAAAAAAAGATTTTGATTTAGTTAGTAATTATAAAGTCTTAAATCTTTGTCAAGAAGATGGTTATGAACCTTTTTTAATGATAATCACCCCAAATTTTCAATGCATATTATCAATTGTTGGAGAAAAAGATAAGAAAATTCTATTAATGAAGTGTGATGAGGAAAGCCTAAAACTTTCAATTGAATTAATGCATGCAAAATTAAATCAAGAAAATCATGAGGAAGGAGTAAAATTTCGTAATGCAATAAATAATTTAGGTAACCTAAATATTAATAATCAATTTGAAAAATTATTTTGGCCAAAATTATCGGCAAAATTAGCAAATATTGCGCCAAATCATCACATACATAATTCTTTAGAAAATGATGAAAAAAATTTCCAAATAACTGAAGCAAAATTATTGCGCGCAATATCTCATGAAGTAAGAACGCCTTTGGCAACAATAAGAACCCTCATAAGTTCTACTTTAAAAAAATATAAGATGGACGAATCAATGAAAAATCGTTTAATTCAAATAGATAATGAATGTAATGAACAAATTGATAGGTTTGGTCTAATCTTTAATGCAGCAGAATTAGTCAGTAATGAAGTTCCGTCATTAAATAACTTGGCAAAAATTAATTTAGCTGAAATTTTTCAAAAACTTTCTCCTTTTTGGAATAAACAATTAAATCGACGTGGTATTTCTTTAAAGATTGATATCCCTAATCAACTTCCACAAATTTTGAGTGATTCTGAAAAATTAGAATTAATGTTAAGTGGATTAATTGATAAAAATACTAGAGGACTAAAAGAAGGTAGTACGTTAATTTTAGAATTAAGACCAGCTGGCCAAAAACTTAAACTTCAATTAAAAGTACAAAAATTAGAAAGTAATCAGAAAGAAACTCTAAAAAACGATAACGGTTCTGATATTGGTCCTGTTTTAAATTGGAACCCTCAAACAGGTAGTTTACAACTTAGTCAAAATGCTACTCAAAAGTTGTTAGCTAGTTTAGGAGGGCGTGTCACACAAAGGCGTGATACAGGTTTGACAGTATTTTTTCCGATTTCAGATTCAAAATAA
- the hemF gene encoding oxygen-dependent coproporphyrinogen oxidase: protein MFREPPKNSREKTKNLLLTLQDKICSGLESVDGKGKFIEESWLRDEGGGGKSRVLKDGSIFEQAGVNFSEVQGKELPQSIISQRPEAKGHEWFATGTSMVLHPKNPYIPTVHLNYRYFEAGPVWWFGGGADLTPFYPYLSDVRNFHNEHKKACEKVDKNLHKVFKPWCDEYFFLKHRNEARGIGGIFYDYQDGSGNIYRGNNQNGEASKASQNFGKSNLNWDNLFSLAENCGQAFLPSYLPIIEKRAAQTYSSNEREFQLYRRGRYVEFNLVWDRGTIFGLQTNGRTESILMSLPPLARWEYGYKAKKGSREEFLTSIFTKPQDWLNDKELEKFCLENSIFD from the coding sequence ATGTTCAGAGAACCTCCTAAAAACTCCAGAGAAAAAACTAAAAATCTCTTATTAACTCTACAAGACAAAATTTGTTCAGGGCTTGAAAGTGTAGATGGGAAAGGAAAATTTATAGAAGAATCCTGGCTAAGAGACGAAGGTGGTGGTGGGAAATCAAGAGTATTGAAAGATGGTTCTATTTTTGAGCAAGCAGGAGTAAATTTTTCTGAAGTACAAGGGAAAGAATTACCTCAATCTATAATCTCTCAAAGGCCTGAAGCAAAAGGTCATGAATGGTTTGCTACAGGAACTTCTATGGTTTTGCATCCTAAGAATCCCTATATTCCTACAGTTCATCTGAATTATCGATACTTCGAAGCTGGTCCTGTTTGGTGGTTTGGAGGAGGTGCAGACTTAACCCCTTTTTATCCTTATCTTTCTGATGTGAGAAATTTTCATAACGAGCATAAAAAAGCTTGTGAGAAAGTTGATAAAAATTTGCACAAAGTTTTCAAACCATGGTGTGATGAATATTTCTTCTTGAAGCATAGAAATGAAGCTAGAGGCATAGGAGGTATTTTTTATGATTATCAAGATGGTTCAGGCAATATTTATAGAGGAAATAATCAAAATGGAGAGGCATCAAAAGCTTCGCAAAATTTTGGCAAATCTAATTTAAATTGGGATAATTTATTTTCTTTAGCGGAAAACTGTGGGCAGGCATTCCTTCCTTCATATTTACCCATTATAGAAAAACGAGCTGCTCAAACATATTCATCTAATGAAAGAGAATTCCAGCTATATCGAAGAGGTAGATATGTCGAATTCAATTTAGTTTGGGATAGAGGGACAATTTTTGGACTACAAACAAACGGTAGAACTGAATCAATATTAATGTCCTTACCGCCTTTAGCAAGATGGGAGTATGGATATAAAGCTAAAAAGGGATCTCGAGAGGAATTTCTCACATCAATTTTTACAAAACCCCAAGATTGGTTAAATGATAAAGAGTTAGAGAAATTCTGTTTGGAGAATAGTATCTTTGATTAA
- a CDS encoding anthranilate synthase component I family protein, translating into MISSNKDSFLKAYKEGKNFIPIIQTWPADLETPLSTWLKLSSKDSHGVFLESVEGGESLGRWSIVATKPLWEAVCYGEEIVRTWNNGKTETHKGDPFDILRSWTMEYKSTMLNDLPSIGQLYGSWGYELINQIEPSVPINEIPENNIPYGSWMFFDQLVVFDQIKRCITAVVYVDTTSSLESSIEELYLNSISKIQKTRNLMRVPLKENEFLDWNENENLNLDLESNWKKKDFEDAVLSAKEYIKKGDIFQIVISQRFQTQVNNDPFNLYRSLRMVNPSPYMSFFDFGSWYLIGSSPEVMVKAEKNKNNQIVASLRPIAGTRPRGSDLDQDLLLERDLLKDPKEIAEHVMLIDLGRNDLGRVCEIGTVEVKDLMVIEKYSHVMHIVSEVEGILKNNSDVWDLLKACFPAGTVTGAPKIRAMQLIKQFEKDARGPYAGVYGSIDINGALNTAITIRTMIVEHAKEGKYTVSVQAGAGIVADSSPANEYQETINKAKGILKALACLDK; encoded by the coding sequence ATGATCAGCTCAAACAAAGATAGTTTTTTAAAGGCTTATAAAGAAGGTAAAAATTTTATACCTATTATTCAAACTTGGCCAGCAGATTTAGAGACTCCATTGTCGACTTGGTTAAAATTATCCTCAAAAGATTCCCATGGTGTTTTTCTTGAATCTGTTGAAGGTGGGGAAAGTTTGGGTAGGTGGAGTATTGTCGCTACTAAACCTCTTTGGGAGGCCGTTTGTTATGGAGAAGAAATAGTTAGAACTTGGAATAATGGCAAAACTGAAACACATAAAGGTGATCCTTTTGACATTTTAAGAAGTTGGACAATGGAATATAAGTCAACCATGCTTAATGACTTACCATCAATTGGACAGTTATATGGCTCTTGGGGTTATGAATTAATAAATCAAATAGAACCAAGCGTTCCAATAAATGAAATACCAGAAAACAATATACCTTATGGTTCATGGATGTTTTTTGATCAGTTAGTTGTTTTTGATCAAATAAAAAGATGTATAACAGCAGTGGTCTATGTAGATACAACTTCTTCACTTGAGTCATCGATTGAAGAGTTATATCTAAACTCAATCTCCAAAATTCAGAAAACAAGAAATTTAATGAGAGTTCCTCTAAAAGAAAATGAGTTTTTAGATTGGAATGAAAATGAGAATTTGAATTTAGATCTAGAAAGCAATTGGAAGAAAAAAGATTTTGAGGATGCAGTTCTCTCTGCAAAAGAATACATAAAAAAGGGTGATATCTTCCAAATAGTTATAAGTCAAAGATTCCAAACTCAAGTCAATAATGATCCATTTAATTTGTATAGAAGTTTGAGGATGGTTAATCCATCTCCATACATGTCATTCTTTGATTTTGGCTCATGGTATCTGATAGGTTCAAGTCCTGAAGTAATGGTTAAAGCTGAAAAAAATAAAAATAATCAGATTGTTGCAAGCTTAAGACCAATAGCTGGTACAAGACCTAGAGGCAGTGATCTTGATCAAGATCTCCTATTAGAGAGGGATTTATTAAAAGATCCAAAAGAGATTGCTGAGCATGTAATGCTAATTGATCTTGGTAGAAATGATCTTGGCAGAGTTTGTGAAATTGGTACTGTGGAGGTCAAGGATTTAATGGTTATTGAAAAATATTCACACGTTATGCATATAGTGAGTGAAGTTGAGGGAATCTTAAAAAACAATTCTGATGTATGGGATTTGTTAAAGGCATGTTTTCCAGCCGGAACAGTAACTGGCGCACCAAAAATAAGAGCAATGCAATTGATTAAACAATTTGAAAAAGATGCTAGAGGACCTTATGCTGGAGTTTACGGATCGATTGATATTAATGGCGCATTAAATACGGCGATTACAATAAGGACTATGATAGTTGAACACGCAAAAGAGGGAAAATATACTGTATCAGTGCAGGCAGGTGCTGGAATAGTGGCTGATTCTTCTCCTGCAAATGAATATCAAGAGACAATTAACAAAGCTAAGGGGATACTAAAAGCATTAGCATGTTTGGATAAATAA
- the gshA gene encoding glutamate--cysteine ligase, translating to MSKVNLCKGFEVELFTGTLNSHIGVSAAIEKDFSNFVKEPDNRNVEYITKPEKNYELLYEKLITPRKDLRKWLKKKGLTIIPSSTLCFKHDIQFQRSEIDNVYHQFIQDNYGISIATSSVHINIGIDDLDKLFAAIRLIRSEAALYLAISASSPFLNNKITENHSQRWMQFPKTPSKVPFFENHNSYIDWIEENIANKNMQNIRHFWSSIRPNGPRRPLILDRLELRICDFVHDINLLLGITAMLELRILNLFENINTLDPLTSSIFSMNELSAICDQNEINAAKDSLNSELIHWQDGKKVICREWIYNLLSDLSSTAEKFNMKYLLKPIYKVLEEGNQSMKWINQYEKGLSIEQIMKISIEDMIKNEEENV from the coding sequence ATGAGTAAAGTTAATCTTTGTAAGGGTTTTGAAGTAGAACTTTTCACAGGCACTTTAAATTCTCATATTGGTGTTTCAGCTGCTATAGAAAAAGATTTTTCTAATTTTGTAAAAGAGCCAGATAATAGAAATGTTGAATACATAACAAAACCTGAAAAAAACTATGAGTTGTTATACGAGAAATTAATAACTCCAAGAAAAGATTTAAGAAAATGGCTAAAAAAAAAAGGGTTAACAATTATTCCTTCATCCACACTTTGTTTTAAACACGATATTCAATTTCAAAGATCAGAAATTGACAATGTTTATCATCAATTTATACAAGATAATTATGGGATATCTATTGCAACTTCAAGTGTCCATATAAATATAGGAATAGATGACTTAGATAAGCTTTTTGCCGCTATTAGGCTTATAAGATCTGAGGCTGCTTTGTATCTAGCCATAAGTGCTAGCTCACCTTTTTTAAATAATAAAATTACGGAAAATCACTCTCAGAGATGGATGCAGTTTCCCAAAACACCCAGTAAAGTCCCTTTTTTTGAAAATCATAATTCTTATATCGATTGGATCGAGGAAAATATAGCTAATAAAAATATGCAAAATATCAGACATTTTTGGTCTTCAATCCGACCAAATGGTCCCCGAAGGCCTTTAATTCTTGATCGTTTGGAATTGAGAATATGTGATTTCGTCCATGATATTAATTTGTTATTAGGGATAACAGCAATGCTAGAACTAAGGATTTTAAATCTTTTTGAAAATATAAATACTTTAGATCCTTTGACTTCGAGTATTTTTTCTATGAATGAATTATCCGCAATATGTGATCAAAATGAAATTAATGCTGCAAAAGATAGCCTTAATTCAGAGTTAATTCACTGGCAAGATGGCAAAAAAGTAATTTGTAGGGAATGGATATATAACTTATTATCAGATTTATCATCCACCGCAGAAAAATTTAATATGAAATACCTTTTGAAACCCATTTATAAGGTACTTGAAGAAGGTAATCAATCTATGAAATGGATAAATCAATATGAAAAAGGTCTTTCAATTGAGCAGATAATGAAAATCTCTATCGAAGATATGATCAAAAATGAAGAGGAGAATGTTTGA
- the rodA gene encoding rod shape-determining protein RodA codes for MYRRISLLNKRGFSPKKDNFNRGFLFSPVLIIPLFLVIISGLLIKSIQGDFLVSNYLDHILTGFLGYFLAFFISYIPLERIKNYVVPFYLCTLISLLLIYFFGISVSGAQRWLNLGLVSFQPSEVAKLSTVLTLALVLDKKIILQIRDLVLPLLVVVIPWLLIFFQPDLGTSLVLLVLTGVMLYWSQMPIEWILILVFCIITSVLYLTLPTLLIFWIPVIGYLAYRSSNKKIIFSALAISSHLLVAKLTPILWQYGLKEYQKDRLVLFLDPNRDPLGGGYHLIQSKIAIGSGGLFGTGLLQGKLTNLQFIPEQHTDFIFSALGEELGFAGCIIVLFLFFFLIKKLINTATVARTNFESLIVIGIASTFLFQIIINLFMTIGLGPVTGIPLPFMSYGRTSLVTNFISIGFVLSILKRSRSLRSL; via the coding sequence ATGTATAGGAGAATTTCTTTATTAAATAAGAGAGGATTTTCACCAAAAAAAGACAACTTTAATAGAGGTTTTTTATTTTCTCCAGTACTTATAATTCCTCTGTTTTTAGTTATTATTTCAGGTTTATTAATAAAAAGTATTCAGGGTGATTTTTTAGTATCGAATTATTTAGATCATATCCTTACTGGTTTTTTAGGTTATTTTTTAGCATTTTTTATTTCTTATATACCACTAGAGAGAATTAAGAATTATGTGGTTCCATTTTATTTATGTACTTTAATATCCTTATTACTAATTTATTTTTTTGGGATCTCAGTTTCTGGAGCTCAAAGATGGCTAAACTTGGGCCTAGTTTCTTTTCAGCCTTCAGAAGTAGCTAAACTAAGTACTGTATTAACTCTTGCTTTAGTACTCGACAAAAAAATAATCTTACAAATAAGAGATCTCGTATTGCCATTATTAGTAGTAGTTATTCCTTGGTTATTAATTTTCTTTCAACCGGACTTAGGTACCTCTTTAGTTTTACTTGTTTTAACGGGTGTTATGCTCTATTGGTCGCAAATGCCCATAGAATGGATTTTGATATTAGTGTTTTGTATTATTACTTCTGTATTATATTTAACCTTACCAACTCTTCTTATTTTCTGGATTCCAGTTATAGGATATCTTGCTTATAGATCTTCGAATAAGAAAATTATTTTTTCTGCTCTCGCTATTTCGTCCCATTTATTAGTGGCAAAATTGACACCAATTTTGTGGCAATATGGCTTAAAGGAATATCAAAAAGATAGATTAGTTTTATTTTTAGATCCAAATAGAGATCCATTAGGTGGTGGATATCATTTGATACAGAGTAAAATTGCAATTGGTTCTGGAGGATTATTTGGGACTGGTTTACTACAAGGTAAGCTAACTAATTTGCAATTTATACCAGAACAACATACTGATTTTATATTCAGTGCTTTGGGCGAAGAATTGGGTTTTGCGGGGTGCATAATAGTTTTATTTTTGTTCTTTTTTTTGATTAAAAAACTTATTAATACTGCAACAGTTGCTAGGACTAACTTTGAATCTCTAATTGTTATTGGGATAGCCTCAACTTTTTTGTTCCAAATAATTATTAACTTATTTATGACTATTGGATTAGGACCAGTAACTGGAATTCCGCTTCCTTTTATGAGCTATGGTCGAACGTCATTGGTGACAAACTTTATATCTATTGGATTTGTTTTATCTATTTTGAAACGTTCTAGATCACTAAGAAGTTTATGA
- a CDS encoding Mrp/NBP35 family ATP-binding protein, which yields MTTIEDANFALQKVLDAGSKKNVIELAWIKNVRVTIPRVIVTLSLPSFANSQRDRIVQEVRKVLLDFEDIDDVQIEIDNNFSKTESTTESSGPELQHIKGIRHIIAVSSGKGGVGKSTIAVNLACSLAKLGLKTGLLDADIYGPNTPSMMGVAEQNPKVKEGSGNDQRLIPINKYGISMVSMGFLIEEGQPVIWRGPMLNSIIRQFLYQVEWNNLDFLVIDLPPGTGDAQISLSQSVPISGAIIVTTPQQVSLQDARRGLAMFKQLGVPLLGIIENMSVFIPPDMPSKKYEIFGKGGGQTLAKESDLPLLAQIPIEIPLVDESNKGVPISISQPNKESSIAFGNLAQLIKNQFVNR from the coding sequence ATGACCACAATAGAAGATGCGAATTTTGCTTTACAAAAAGTTTTAGATGCTGGATCAAAGAAAAATGTAATTGAATTGGCTTGGATTAAAAATGTAAGAGTAACTATACCGAGAGTAATCGTAACATTATCATTACCATCATTTGCAAATTCTCAGAGAGATAGAATTGTGCAAGAGGTTAGAAAAGTATTACTGGATTTTGAAGATATTGATGATGTTCAAATAGAGATAGATAATAATTTTTCCAAAACAGAATCTACTACAGAAAGTAGTGGGCCAGAACTACAACATATTAAAGGTATTCGACATATTATTGCTGTTAGCAGTGGCAAAGGTGGAGTTGGAAAAAGTACCATTGCAGTTAATCTAGCTTGTTCTCTAGCTAAATTAGGCTTAAAAACTGGTTTGCTGGATGCCGATATATATGGACCTAACACTCCCTCTATGATGGGAGTTGCCGAACAGAATCCAAAGGTTAAAGAAGGAAGTGGCAATGATCAACGATTAATACCAATAAATAAATATGGAATTTCAATGGTATCAATGGGTTTCCTTATAGAAGAAGGTCAACCAGTTATATGGAGAGGACCAATGCTTAATAGTATTATCCGACAATTTTTGTACCAAGTTGAATGGAATAATCTTGATTTTTTGGTTATTGACTTGCCTCCAGGAACAGGAGATGCTCAAATATCCCTTTCTCAATCTGTGCCTATTTCTGGAGCTATTATTGTCACTACTCCTCAACAAGTATCATTGCAAGATGCAAGGAGGGGATTAGCAATGTTTAAACAACTCGGAGTGCCTTTACTGGGAATTATAGAAAATATGTCAGTATTTATTCCTCCAGATATGCCAAGTAAAAAATATGAAATTTTTGGTAAAGGTGGTGGACAAACATTAGCTAAAGAAAGTGATTTGCCATTATTAGCCCAAATTCCTATTGAAATCCCTCTCGTTGATGAAAGTAATAAAGGTGTACCAATATCAATAAGCCAGCCCAATAAAGAAAGTTCTATTGCATTTGGTAATTTAGCTCAATTAATTAAGAATCAATTTGTTAATAGATAA
- a CDS encoding photosystem I reaction center subunit II yields the protein MTETLVGQFPKHIGSTGGLLNSAETEEKYAIVWKSSKEQAFELPTGGAAIMHEGDNIMYFARKEQCLALGTQLRAFKPRIEDFKIYRIFPGGDIEFLHPKDGVFPEKVNEGREKVGHNPRRIGENPNPAGLKFTTKNTFD from the coding sequence ATGACTGAAACTTTAGTTGGTCAATTTCCAAAGCATATAGGAAGCACTGGGGGTTTATTAAACTCTGCAGAAACCGAAGAAAAATATGCAATTGTATGGAAAAGTTCTAAGGAACAAGCATTTGAATTGCCCACCGGTGGAGCGGCTATTATGCATGAAGGCGATAATATAATGTACTTTGCAAGAAAAGAACAATGCCTTGCATTAGGGACACAATTAAGAGCCTTCAAACCAAGAATTGAAGATTTCAAAATATACCGAATTTTCCCAGGTGGTGATATTGAATTTTTACACCCCAAAGATGGTGTTTTCCCTGAAAAAGTAAATGAAGGGAGAGAGAAAGTAGGACATAATCCGAGAAGAATAGGTGAGAATCCTAATCCAGCTGGTTTGAAATTTACAACTAAGAATACTTTTGATTAA